Proteins co-encoded in one Methyloterricola oryzae genomic window:
- a CDS encoding choice-of-anchor I domain-containing protein, with product MPAFDEKRREFWVIGGSGLEILGWDGASRARIDLSGIGTVNSVALYGNLAAVAIADAVNTDPGVVQFYDVATRTLVGSVSVGANPDMLAFTSDGERLLVANEGERGNGATNAGVDAEGSVSVIRIRRGQAWLESTATFPADAAGTQALRDRGVRITPGVMANLDIEPEFIAIDASDETAMVTLQENNAVATLDIKRGRFTQIRSLGLKDFSLPENLSDLTDRPAGVVAFAAPPAGLTVKGLYQPDSVLA from the coding sequence ATTCCCGCCTTTGACGAGAAGCGCCGCGAATTTTGGGTGATTGGCGGGTCCGGCCTCGAAATCCTGGGCTGGGACGGTGCCAGTCGAGCGCGCATCGACCTGAGCGGAATTGGCACAGTGAATTCCGTGGCCTTATACGGCAACCTGGCTGCCGTGGCCATCGCCGACGCCGTCAACACCGACCCTGGCGTGGTGCAGTTTTACGATGTGGCGACACGTACCTTGGTGGGCAGCGTCAGTGTGGGGGCCAACCCCGACATGCTGGCGTTCACCTCCGATGGTGAACGCCTCCTGGTGGCGAACGAGGGCGAGCGCGGCAATGGCGCCACGAATGCCGGGGTGGATGCGGAAGGTTCCGTTTCCGTCATCCGAATCCGCCGCGGCCAGGCCTGGCTGGAATCCACCGCCACGTTTCCGGCCGATGCGGCGGGGACGCAAGCCTTGCGTGACCGCGGTGTGCGCATCACGCCGGGCGTGATGGCAAACCTGGATATCGAGCCGGAATTCATCGCGATCGATGCTTCCGATGAGACGGCCATGGTGACCTTGCAGGAGAACAACGCCGTGGCCACCCTGGATATCAAACGGGGGCGCTTCACGCAGATCAGGAGTCTGGGGCTGAAGGATTTTTCTCTGCCAGAGAATCTGTCGGACCTGACGGATCGGCCCGCTGGGGTGGTAGCCTTCGCAGCGCCGCCCGCCGGCCTCACGGTGAAAGGCCTTTATCAGCCGGACAGCGTGTTGGCCTAA
- the pcnB gene encoding polynucleotide adenylyltransferase PcnB: MLPILDFVKKLFRIDRAPATPGKALEVPQGSGPRVYSRSEHTISRNSISENALKVLYRLRKADFQAYLVGGCVRDLLLGYEPKDFDVVTDAHPEQVRAVFRNCRLIGRRFRLAHVHFGPEIVEVATFRGRSEEIGEGDRVLGSGGRILRDNVYGTIEEDAWRRDFTVNALYYNIRDFSVVDYVGGMEDHRAGVLRLIGDPEQRYREDPVRMLRAIRFSVKLGFTIHQSCAEPLHRLAHLLAGVPAARLYDEVLKLLMSGYAVQTFEQLRHYRLFGALFPETEACLAQEPEGFPLTFLAKALENTDARLQENKGVAPFFLFAALLWEPVRAAAKARIEEGDNDVFAYQEVANEVMGRQLRHISIPRAVGQPAREVWMLQPRLERIKGVRPFKLLTHPRFRAAYDFLLVRAATGEADPELADWWTRFLGADDAEQRAMTREGGGRRSGRSRSRGRRGPRPPRATQNAGD, from the coding sequence ATTCTGCCTATCCTCGATTTCGTCAAGAAGCTGTTTCGGATAGACCGCGCCCCTGCCACGCCCGGAAAGGCGCTGGAGGTACCCCAAGGCTCGGGGCCCCGGGTGTACTCCCGCTCGGAACACACCATATCCCGCAACTCCATCAGCGAAAATGCGCTGAAGGTCCTCTATCGCCTGCGGAAAGCCGATTTTCAGGCCTATCTGGTGGGGGGGTGCGTGCGCGACCTTTTGCTCGGTTACGAGCCCAAGGACTTTGACGTGGTGACCGACGCTCACCCCGAGCAGGTGCGCGCCGTGTTCCGCAACTGCCGGCTGATCGGCCGTCGCTTCCGTCTCGCCCACGTCCACTTTGGCCCGGAGATCGTAGAGGTAGCCACCTTCCGGGGGCGTTCGGAGGAGATTGGCGAAGGCGATCGCGTGCTCGGTTCGGGCGGGCGCATCCTGCGCGACAATGTCTACGGCACCATTGAAGAGGATGCCTGGCGGCGCGATTTCACCGTCAATGCGCTTTATTACAACATCCGCGACTTCTCCGTGGTGGACTATGTCGGCGGCATGGAGGACCACCGCGCCGGGGTGTTGCGGCTGATCGGCGATCCGGAGCAGCGCTATCGGGAAGATCCGGTCCGCATGCTGCGCGCCATCCGCTTCTCGGTGAAGCTGGGTTTCACCATCCATCAAAGCTGCGCCGAGCCCTTGCACCGGCTCGCGCACCTGCTGGCCGGTGTGCCGGCCGCGCGTCTGTATGACGAGGTGCTCAAGCTGCTGATGAGCGGCTATGCCGTGCAGACCTTCGAGCAGCTCAGGCACTATCGCCTGTTCGGCGCGCTGTTCCCGGAAACTGAAGCCTGTCTGGCCCAGGAGCCTGAGGGATTCCCGCTGACGTTTCTGGCCAAGGCGCTGGAAAATACCGACGCGCGCCTTCAGGAAAACAAGGGTGTCGCGCCGTTCTTCCTGTTCGCCGCGCTGCTGTGGGAGCCTGTGCGGGCGGCGGCAAAGGCACGGATCGAGGAGGGCGACAACGATGTCTTCGCCTATCAGGAAGTGGCCAACGAGGTGATGGGCCGCCAGCTTCGACATATCTCCATACCTCGCGCCGTGGGCCAGCCCGCGCGCGAGGTATGGATGCTGCAGCCCAGGCTGGAGCGCATCAAGGGCGTGAGACCCTTCAAGTTGCTCACTCACCCTCGTTTCCGCGCCGCTTACGACTTTCTGCTGGTGCGGGCGGCGACCGGGGAGGCTGATCCGGAGTTGGCGGATTGGTGGACGCGTTTCCTGGGGGCGGACGATGCCGAGCAGCGCGCCATGACCCGCGAAGGCGGCGGTCGTCGTTCCGGCCGCTCACGCTCCCGCGGCCGCCGCGGCCCCAGGCCTCCCAGGGCTACGCAGAATGCCGGTGACTGA
- the folK gene encoding 2-amino-4-hydroxy-6-hydroxymethyldihydropteridine diphosphokinase, which yields MPVTEPVTAYIGLGSNLEHPEDQLRSARKAIAALAGLRELSISSLYRSAPMGPSDQPDYVNAVMAVSTTLEPLQLLDALQAIEQAQGRVRSGERWGPRTLDLDLLLYGEQNIDLPRLNVPHPGLAQREFVLYPLAEIAPPQLNVPGHGALGDLLKQCPDRGIRVIGRV from the coding sequence ATGCCGGTGACTGAGCCGGTCACGGCCTATATCGGGCTGGGCAGCAATCTGGAACATCCCGAGGACCAACTCCGTTCGGCGCGCAAGGCTATCGCTGCGCTGGCCGGTCTTCGGGAGTTGTCCATCTCCAGTCTCTACCGCAGCGCCCCAATGGGGCCTTCGGACCAGCCGGATTACGTGAACGCCGTCATGGCGGTTTCCACGACCCTGGAGCCGCTGCAACTGCTGGACGCCCTCCAGGCCATCGAGCAGGCCCAGGGCCGGGTGCGTAGCGGCGAGCGCTGGGGCCCGCGCACACTGGACCTGGACCTACTCCTGTATGGCGAACAGAACATCGATCTGCCACGCCTGAACGTGCCGCATCCGGGTCTCGCCCAGCGCGAGTTCGTGCTCTATCCCTTGGCCGAAATTGCCCCGCCGCAGCTTAATGTGCCGGGTCACGGCGCGTTGGGTGATCTGCTCAAGCAATGTCCCGACCGCGGCATCCGGGTGATCGGCCGTGTCTAG
- a CDS encoding response regulator: MFFEYWPVLIVDDEPDVLAVSQLSMKRFEVYGLPLKLFTAKSRGEAVALLNDDPEVANSLAIAILDVVMETDHAGLELCEYIRNGLGNKLTQIVIRTGQPGIAPERDVIDKYDINGYFNKTEATQDKLYSLVKSGVRQYLSFGMAQSTVDLLGRLVAAEKSRAKILQAVESVGGMSGSLSSTPRWLFIDGKPLFADEVDAEQGLKELAALNAQEGVPLNPFGDRYVCISKELHLIQVHAKPNQPQTEFVFKSRFAPTDAIIQLLHSFVAALAVAWHGSA; the protein is encoded by the coding sequence ATGTTCTTTGAATACTGGCCAGTACTCATCGTAGACGATGAACCGGATGTTCTCGCGGTCTCGCAGTTATCCATGAAGCGGTTTGAGGTTTATGGCTTGCCCTTGAAACTATTTACCGCGAAAAGCCGCGGGGAAGCAGTCGCCTTGCTCAACGACGATCCCGAGGTTGCCAATTCCCTGGCCATCGCGATACTCGACGTGGTCATGGAAACCGATCACGCGGGTCTTGAGCTGTGTGAATATATTCGTAATGGATTGGGTAATAAACTGACCCAGATCGTCATCCGGACCGGTCAGCCGGGTATTGCGCCCGAACGCGATGTCATCGACAAATATGATATCAACGGCTATTTCAACAAGACGGAAGCGACCCAGGACAAGCTGTATTCGCTGGTCAAGAGCGGTGTGCGCCAATACCTGAGCTTTGGTATGGCACAGTCCACCGTCGACCTGCTCGGCCGGTTGGTTGCTGCTGAGAAGTCCCGGGCGAAGATCCTCCAGGCGGTGGAATCGGTCGGGGGCATGAGCGGCAGCCTGTCATCGACGCCGCGCTGGCTGTTCATCGATGGCAAACCCTTGTTCGCGGACGAGGTCGACGCGGAGCAGGGTTTGAAGGAATTGGCGGCCCTCAACGCACAGGAGGGCGTGCCGCTGAATCCGTTTGGCGATCGCTACGTGTGCATCAGCAAGGAACTTCACCTCATCCAGGTGCATGCCAAGCCAAACCAACCGCAGACCGAATTCGTGTTCAAGAGCCGGTTTGCGCCGACCGATGCGATCATTCAGTTGCTGCACAGTTTTGTGGCCGCTCTGGCGGTGGCCTGGCACGGCAGTGCGTAA
- a CDS encoding alkaline phosphatase → MKTRNIKSAGLAWAALAVFTVAGSQAQALTVSRLTPPSELFASGSPSPVISRFVAGQRFDLQATAQPDAGQSIQSVRFLVDGRPVSGSVSLVSSGLVAGLPAGTAVASLRAFSYSKPGVHTLTVEAVQSNGAVVGRDGNFEIVDIDRGGRKIKNVIIMLGDGMGSGHRTAARITQNGVSQGKALNRLAMDTFPVTANIMTASLNSIVTDSAPGMQNYVTGNKSANNQEGVWPDDTTAVFDNPRVEYMAEFLARTQGKKLGIVTTADVFDATPASMAVHTQNRGAGTGIVDQFFDDRDTTGLTVLMGGGRKWFLPSPTSCPAEGCGSATGFNGSARGDSTDYVLPAELAAAWDVSVGALDAGRDLIAEFQGAGWSYAPDKAGMMAAPESQPLLGLYALSNMNVALDKLGKRRGTSSVVDDYGFPDQPMLDEMANKALRLLDRQSPKGFVLMVEGASIDKQAHNMDSERFILDTIEFDKAVAVAQKYAKSHPDTLVLVTADHECAGVAVIGGSRVTDADLQARIATGQGAPQVRAGVVGTYEAAGFPKYAPAADGYPADTDPDRKMLIGYAANADRYEDWRSNSQPLRDSQQPGNNVAQLNAYPAGPLNRDTAGNFLVTGQIADPVAAHTGNDIPLSACGLGAALFGGTMDNTDVFFSVMQGVLGGTGNPSGAARTACR, encoded by the coding sequence ATGAAAACTAGGAATATAAAGTCCGCCGGACTGGCCTGGGCGGCGCTGGCCGTTTTCACGGTCGCGGGTTCACAGGCGCAGGCCTTGACGGTTTCGCGCCTGACACCGCCCAGCGAGTTGTTCGCCAGCGGCAGTCCAAGCCCGGTCATCTCCCGTTTCGTCGCCGGTCAGCGCTTCGACCTGCAGGCGACGGCGCAGCCCGATGCGGGGCAGAGCATCCAGTCGGTGCGCTTCCTGGTGGACGGCCGGCCCGTGTCGGGAAGCGTCAGCCTGGTCAGCAGTGGCCTGGTGGCCGGTTTGCCGGCTGGCACGGCGGTGGCATCGTTGCGCGCCTTCTCCTACAGCAAGCCCGGCGTGCACACGCTCACCGTCGAGGCGGTGCAGAGCAATGGTGCGGTGGTGGGTCGTGACGGCAATTTCGAAATTGTCGATATCGACCGGGGCGGACGCAAAATCAAGAACGTGATCATCATGCTGGGCGACGGCATGGGCTCCGGCCACCGAACGGCCGCACGCATCACGCAGAACGGCGTAAGCCAGGGAAAGGCGCTTAACCGCCTAGCGATGGATACCTTTCCGGTCACCGCCAACATCATGACGGCATCCCTCAACTCCATCGTCACGGACTCGGCGCCCGGCATGCAGAACTATGTGACGGGCAACAAGTCCGCCAACAATCAGGAAGGAGTCTGGCCCGACGACACTACGGCGGTCTTTGATAACCCCAGAGTCGAGTACATGGCGGAGTTTCTGGCGCGGACCCAGGGCAAGAAGCTTGGCATCGTGACCACCGCCGACGTCTTTGATGCCACGCCGGCCTCCATGGCGGTTCATACCCAGAATCGCGGAGCCGGCACTGGCATCGTCGACCAGTTCTTCGACGATCGCGACACCACGGGCCTGACGGTCCTGATGGGCGGTGGCCGCAAATGGTTCCTGCCCAGCCCTACCAGTTGCCCGGCGGAGGGTTGCGGGAGCGCCACCGGCTTCAACGGTTCGGCACGCGGCGACAGCACCGACTATGTGCTGCCGGCGGAGCTGGCTGCAGCCTGGGACGTCTCGGTCGGCGCACTCGACGCCGGCCGGGATCTGATAGCCGAGTTTCAGGGTGCCGGCTGGTCCTATGCACCCGACAAGGCGGGCATGATGGCGGCGCCAGAAAGCCAGCCCTTGCTCGGGCTCTACGCGCTTTCCAATATGAACGTGGCGCTCGACAAGTTAGGGAAGCGCCGGGGTACGTCCAGTGTGGTGGACGACTACGGCTTTCCGGACCAGCCTATGCTGGATGAAATGGCCAACAAGGCGCTCAGATTGCTCGATCGCCAGAGTCCGAAAGGCTTCGTGCTGATGGTAGAGGGCGCCTCCATCGACAAGCAGGCGCATAACATGGATAGCGAGCGTTTCATCCTGGATACCATCGAGTTCGACAAAGCCGTGGCCGTTGCTCAAAAGTACGCCAAGTCGCATCCCGACACCCTGGTGTTGGTCACCGCCGATCATGAGTGTGCCGGCGTAGCCGTCATCGGCGGCTCGCGTGTCACTGACGCGGACTTGCAGGCCCGCATAGCGACCGGCCAGGGGGCGCCCCAGGTCCGTGCCGGAGTCGTCGGTACCTACGAGGCAGCCGGCTTTCCCAAATATGCGCCAGCGGCTGATGGTTACCCGGCCGACACCGACCCTGACCGCAAGATGCTGATCGGCTATGCCGCCAACGCCGATCGCTATGAAGACTGGCGAAGCAATAGCCAGCCTCTGAGGGACAGCCAGCAGCCTGGTAATAATGTGGCCCAGCTGAACGCCTATCCGGCGGGTCCCTTGAACCGCGACACAGCCGGCAACTTCCTGGTTACAGGGCAGATTGCCGACCCGGTCGCCGCGCATACCGGCAACGACATTCCGCTGTCGGCTTGCGGGCTGGGGGCCGCGCTGTTCGGCGGCACCATGGACAATACGGACGTATTTTTCTCTGTCATGCAGGGTGTGCTCGGCGGCACAGGCAATCCGTCTGGAGCAGCGCGAACTGCTTGCCGATGA